In the Arachis ipaensis cultivar K30076 chromosome B10, Araip1.1, whole genome shotgun sequence genome, one interval contains:
- the LOC107624191 gene encoding F-box protein At1g67340, translating into MRTRRGGLSYPPLLPLSTMCSNKALSERSSFNTLTPRPNRNRNNKMPSSQQQFVIRKRHKTLSLLSSSSSDTTTTTVGGSELLEILPDDLLLSILAKLSSSSNSPSDFIRVLLTCKRLNTLGLHSMVLSKASQKTFSVKARSWSESSHRFLKRCADAGNIEACYTLGMIRFYCLEHRESGRSLISKAAMRCHAPALYSLAVLQFNGSGASKDDKDLRGGVALCARAAFLGHVDALRELGHCLQDGYGVKQNVMEGRRFLVQANARELASVCNSLHARTNITWSIVPNQNPNLNPRVQYAAGCPLLSDYGCNVPAQEPHLANRFMIEWFSNRGGSAGPNRRLCSHLGCGRPETRKREFRRCSVCGVVNYCSRACQALDWKSRHKVECAPVERWIDDDDGEDGGEVAVVDS; encoded by the exons ATGAGAACCAGAAGAGGAGGCCTCTCTTATCCTCCACTTCTACCCTTATCCACCATGTGTTCAAACAAAGCTCTCTCAGAAAGGTCCTCTTTCAACACACTCACACCACGCCCCAATAGAAACAGAAACAACAAAATGCCTTCTTCGCAACAACAATTTGTTATCCGTAAAAGGCACAAGAcattatcattattatcatcTTCCTCTTCcgacacaacaacaacaacagtcgGAGGCTCCGAACTCTTGGAGATTTTGCCGGATGACCTTCTCCTCTCAATCCTCGCGAAACTTAGTTCGTCCTCCAATTCTCCTTCCGATTTCATCCGTGTTCTTTTGAC GTGTAAAAGGCTGAACACGTTGGGTCTTCACTCGATGGTTCTATCAAAAGCATCCCAAAAAACATTCTCAGTCAAAGCCAGAAGCTGGTCAGAATCTTCTCACCGCTTCCTCAAACGTTGCGCTGATGCCGGAAACATCGAAGCATGCTACACTCTTGGAATG ATTCGGTTCTACTGTTTAGAACACCGTGAGAGTGGAAGGTCGCTAATATCGAAGGCGGCGATGAGGTGTCACGCGCCGGCACTTTACTCTCTGGCCGTTTTACAGTTCAATGGGAGCGGAGCCTCGAAGGACGACAAGGACCTAAGGGGCGGTGTGGCTCTTTGCGCACGCGCCGCATTCCTCGGCCACGTCGACGCGCTGCGCGAGTTGGGTCATTGCTTGCAAGACGGTTACGGAGTTAAGCAAAACGTTATGGAAGGGCGACGGTTTCTCGTTCAAGCCAACGCGCGTGAGCTGGCGTCCGTTTGCAACAGCCTCCACGCGCGCACTAATATCACGTGGAGCATTGTGCCGAACCAGAACCCGAACTTAAATCCAAGGGTCCAGTATGCTGCAGGGTGTCCGTTGCTAAGTGATTACGGCTGTAACGTCCCGGCCCAGGAGCCACACCTTGCGAACCGGTTCATGATTGAGTGGTTTTCGAACCGGGGTGGTTCGGCCGGGCCGAATCGGAGGCTGTGTTCACATTTGGGTTGTGGAAGGCCTGAAACGAGGAAGAGAGAGTTTCGGAGATGTTCGGTTTGTGGAGTGGTTAATTATTGCTCACGCGCTTGCCAAGCACTTGACTGGAAGAGTCGGCATAAAGTGGAGTGTGCTCCTGTTGAGAGGTGGATCGACGATGACGACGGTGAAGACGGCGGTGAGGTGGCAGTGGTGGATAGTTAG
- the LOC107623275 gene encoding REF/SRPP-like protein At1g67360: MATTEKEVKFENKNKELKHLGFVRVAAIQTFVVVTNLYEYAKQNSGPLRSAVGTVEGTVTSVLGPVYNKLKDVPDDVLVFVDNKVDDATHKFGEHAPSFAKQGASKARSLIQSLAHEAGRFASEVQCGGPRAAIHYVTRESKDLVLINSVKLWKGLNHFPPFHALADVAVPTAAHCSDKYNHIVKHLSGKGYPLSGYLPLIPVDDIAKAFRQGGEASMNGGDEEACKNGKRS, from the exons ATGGCCACCACCGAG AAAGAGGTGAAATTTGAGAACAAGAACAAAGAGCTGAAGCATCTTGGGTTTGTGAGGGTTGCTGCAATTCAAACCTTTGTGGTTGTCACAAATCTGTATGAATACGCAAAGCAAAACTCGGGCCCTTTGAGATCTGCCGTTGGGACGGTTGAGGGCACTGTAACTTCCGTTCTGGGCCCTGTCTACAACAAACTCAAGGATGTCCCAGATGATGTCCTCGTTTTTGTTGACAACAAG GTAGATGATGCTACTCACAAGTTCGGTGAGCATGCTCCTTCTTTTGCTAAGCAGGGTGCTTCCAAAGCAAGGAGTTTGATTCAGAGTCTTGCACATGAAGCCGGACGATTTGCAAGTGAGGTTCAATGTGGAGGGCCAAGAGCAGCTATACATTATGTAACCAGAGAGTCAAAGGATTTGGTGCTAATTAACTCAGTGAAGTTATGGAAAGGACTAAACCACTTCCCACCATTTCATGCACTGGCAGATGTGGCTGTGCCCACTGCTGCTCATTGTTCGGATAAGTATAACCACATAGTTAAGCATTTGAGTGGTAAAGGGTATCCTCTCTCTGGTTATTTGCCTTTGATTCCCGTCGATGACATTGCCAAGGCGTTCAGGCAGGGCGGTGAGGCAAGCATGAACGGAGGAGATGAAGAAGCCTGTAAGAATGGGAAGAGATCATAA